In Halosegnis marinus, one genomic interval encodes:
- a CDS encoding adenosylhomocysteinase, with translation MSETTDAGLESITARLDDPETAAEEGHRKIAWARQHMPILHELRAEFEADQPLAGQTVGMAMHVEAKTAALTELLAAGGAEVAITGCNPLSTHDDVSAALDSHERITSYAERGVDDDTYYAAIEAVIGHEPTITVDDGMDMIAAIHQDYPELIDSVLGGCEETTTGVHRLRAMDDDGELRYPVFAVNDTPMKRLFDNVHGTGEAALSNIAMTTNLSFAGKTVVVAGYGDCGRGVAKKAKGQNAHVVVTEVDPNRALEAHMEGYEVTTMAEAAAKGDVFVTTTGNRDVITEEHFTRMNDGAVLANAGHFDVEVNLDQLADLAADVREAREGVTAYELPDGRRLNVLAEGRLVNLASPVAMGHPVEIMDQSFGIQAVAVREIVENGDAYGAGVHDVPDALDREVAEVKLEAEGIDIDTLSDEQREYMGSWDHGT, from the coding sequence ATGAGCGAAACCACCGACGCCGGGTTGGAGTCCATCACCGCCCGGCTGGACGACCCGGAGACGGCGGCCGAGGAGGGCCACCGCAAGATAGCGTGGGCGCGCCAGCACATGCCCATCCTCCACGAACTCCGCGCGGAGTTCGAGGCGGACCAGCCGCTCGCCGGCCAGACGGTCGGGATGGCGATGCACGTCGAGGCGAAGACGGCGGCGCTGACCGAACTGCTCGCCGCGGGCGGCGCGGAGGTCGCCATCACCGGCTGTAACCCCCTCTCGACCCACGACGACGTGAGCGCGGCGCTCGACTCCCACGAGCGCATCACGTCGTACGCCGAGCGCGGCGTGGACGACGACACCTACTACGCGGCCATCGAGGCCGTCATCGGCCACGAGCCGACCATCACCGTGGACGACGGGATGGACATGATCGCCGCCATCCACCAGGACTACCCGGAGCTCATCGACTCGGTGCTCGGCGGCTGTGAGGAGACCACCACCGGCGTCCACCGCCTGCGCGCGATGGACGACGACGGCGAGCTCCGCTACCCCGTGTTCGCGGTCAACGACACGCCGATGAAGCGGCTGTTCGACAACGTCCACGGCACGGGCGAAGCCGCCCTCTCGAACATCGCCATGACGACGAACCTCTCGTTCGCCGGCAAGACGGTCGTCGTCGCGGGCTACGGCGACTGCGGCCGCGGCGTCGCGAAGAAGGCGAAGGGGCAGAACGCCCACGTCGTCGTCACGGAGGTCGACCCCAACCGCGCGCTGGAGGCGCACATGGAGGGGTACGAGGTCACGACGATGGCCGAGGCGGCCGCGAAGGGCGACGTGTTCGTCACCACGACGGGCAACCGCGACGTCATCACGGAGGAACACTTCACGCGGATGAACGACGGCGCGGTGCTCGCCAACGCCGGCCACTTCGACGTGGAGGTCAACCTCGACCAGTTGGCGGACCTCGCCGCCGACGTGCGCGAGGCCCGCGAGGGCGTCACCGCCTACGAGCTCCCCGACGGCCGCCGGCTGAACGTCCTCGCCGAGGGGCGCCTGGTGAACCTCGCCAGCCCCGTCGCGATGGGCCACCCCGTCGAGATAATGGACCAGAGCTTCGGCATTCAGGCCGTCGCCGTCCGAGAGATCGTGGAGAACGGCGACGCCTACGGCGCCGGTGTCCACGACGTGCCCGACGCGCTCGACCGCGAGGTCGCGGAGGTCAAACTGGAGGCCGAGGGCATCGACATCGACACGCTGTCCGACGAGCAGCGCGAGTACATGGGCTCGTGGGACCACGGGACCTGA
- the hjc gene encoding Holliday junction resolvase Hjc, which yields MVNANSKGDRRERELVNLLDERGFAVMRAPASGAATDRELPDVLAGDGDRFYAIEAKSSAGDPIYLTGEEVEALVYFARNFGAKPRIAVRFDREDWYFFHPGDLYVTDGGNYRVKKETALADGVDTAELTGDSEKVTLDEIAVEKPDDDSLDVLRAVASGDLSPEDAAEML from the coding sequence ATGGTCAACGCGAACTCGAAGGGGGACCGCCGCGAGCGCGAACTCGTCAACCTCCTCGACGAGCGCGGCTTCGCGGTGATGCGCGCGCCCGCCTCCGGCGCGGCGACGGACCGCGAACTCCCCGACGTGCTCGCGGGCGACGGCGACCGCTTCTACGCCATCGAGGCGAAGTCGTCGGCGGGCGACCCCATCTACCTCACCGGCGAGGAGGTGGAGGCGCTCGTCTACTTCGCGCGCAACTTCGGGGCGAAGCCGCGCATCGCCGTGCGCTTCGACCGCGAGGACTGGTACTTCTTCCACCCCGGCGACCTCTACGTCACCGACGGGGGGAACTACCGCGTCAAGAAGGAGACGGCGCTCGCCGACGGCGTCGACACCGCCGAACTCACCGGCGACTCCGAGAAGGTGACGCTGGACGAGATAGCCGTCGAGAAACCGGACGACGACTCGCTCGACGTGCTCCGGGCCGTGGCCTCGGGCGACCTCTCGCCCGAGGACGCCGCCGAGATGTTGTAG